TCTTCCGACGACTATTTTACTTTTACTGATCGTAACAGCCGGCATAGTGTCTGCATTATTGATCCCGGTTCCGATGATCTTTGTTATGCCGGGTGTATGCTGTTATGTGGGAAGTTTCCTTATGGAGAGGATTTTGAGAAAATATATGGCAAAACCGGAAACAAAAGAAGACGAAGAAAAATGGTATTACCGGTAAGCGGTTTTTAGGAGGAATTCAGATGGCAAACGTGACTATGCGTGATATTGCGGAAAAGCTGGGAATAAGCATCGTTTCCGTATCGAAGGCACTCACGGGAAAAGCTGGAGTCAGTGAGGAACTTCGTGAAAAAATAAAAAAAGAAGCCGACAGGCTTGGATATCGTTATAACCTTGGGGCAAAAGGATTGAAAGAGGGGAAAAATTATAATGTTGGTGTAATTATCCCTTCCTATTATACAGATGATACGAGCAATGCTTTTTATGTGAAAATGTATCAGTGTGTTGCAAAATGTCTGACCAATTATGATTATGCGACAATGCTTGAACTGGCTGATACGCGGATGCAGGAAATGATGATCCTGCCACAGATCGTGGACGACAACCGGTTAGACGGGATGATCTTAATGGGGGAGCTGGATGAATCGTATCTGGAAAAACTCAGACAGACTAATCTACCGATGATCTATATGGATTTCTATGATCTTTCCATGGAGACGGATTCCGTCAGTATGGACAATATCAGTGCAGAATACAAGATGACAGAGTATCTGATTGGACTTGGACATAAAAAAATAGCCTATGTTGGTTCTATTGATGCTACCACGAGTATCATGGACCGGTATTTGGGATACAGAAGGGCATTACATCATTACAACATCCCTTACAGGGAGGACTATCTGATAGAGGACAGGGGAGCAGATCGGTTATTTAAAGAACTGGTTCTGCCGGAAGATATGCCGACGGCATTTGTCTGCAATAATGATGAGATAGCATGTATATTGATCGAAAAGTTAGAAAAGATGGGGTATCGTGTGCCGGAGGATATTTCGGTCACAGGTTTTGATAATTATCCGTTCATCCGGCGTAATGCGTCGGGACTCACGACTGTGGATGTGGATATCGCTATGATGGCATCTGAGGGAGTAGAACTTTTATTAGAACGCCTCAATGAAAAAAGAGAAACATTTGTGAGACGTGTGGTAAGTGGTCATATCGTGATCCGGGAATCAACCGGAAGAGTGGCGGAGCCGTAACGGTTTCGAAATGACTGTTAATCGGCGACAGAGCCGTAAATCAGTCAGAGATACCGTAAAAAGCGGTTGACAGGGGTATAAATGAAATGAATCAGAAACGGCAGAAAACAGATGCCGCTATGAATAAAAATGGAGAAGGATCGCACAGGTTTTAGAGACAAAATAAAAATATAAAATGAAAGTCTGTGCAGAATGGAGGAGCAAGATGGGAAATGTAAAAATGATCAGTCCGGCAGTGCCAAACATGCCGTGGCAGGAGAGACCGGAGAAAATCGTGAACGCGCCGGTATGGCGTTATAAGGAGAATCCGATCATTGGAAGAAATCCGGTAGAAGGGGTGGCAAGGATTTTTAACAGTGCTGTCATACCGTATGAAGGAAAGTTCATCGGTGTGTTCCGCGGGGAGCAGACAAATGGAATACCATATGTTTATTTAGGAAGAAGTGAAGATGGTATTCACTGGGATTTTGAGAAAGATAAAGTACGCTTTGTCGATGAAGACGGAAACGATTTTATGCCGGTATATGCATATGATCCGCGGCTGGTAAAAGTAGAAGATACCTATTATATTATCTGGTGTGGCGATTTTTATGGTGCAGCGATCGGAATGGCTAAGACAAAGGACTTTAAGACATTTACCAGGATTGAAAATCCATTTCTGCCATTTAACCGGAATGCAGTGCTGTTCCCGCGTAAGGTAAATGGAAATTTCCTGATGTTGTCAAGACCGTCCGACAGCGGACATACACCGTTTGGTGATATCTTTATCAGTGAGAGCAAAGATCTTACTTACTGGGGAAAACACCGTCATGTGATGGGACGCGGCAATGAATGGTGGGAGTCTTTAAAGATCGGCGGCGGAGCAGCACCGATCGAATTGGAAGATAGCTGGCTGCTGTTTTATCATGGTGTCAGTGGAACCTGTAACGGATATGTATACTCGATCGGCGGAGCAATCTTAGATAAAGAAAATCCATCTATCGTAAAATACCGCTGTACGGATTTCCTGTTGACACCGGAAGAATGGTATGAGGAACGCGGATTTGTTCCGAATGTCTGCTTCCCATGTGCAACGATCCACGACTTTGCAACCGGAAGAATTGCAATTTACTACGGTGCTGCGGACAGTTATGTCGGTCTTGCATTTACAACAGCAGACGAGATTGTAACATATATCAAGGAACACAGTGTAACAGGGGAATCCGATACGGAGATCGGAAGAAGATAAGTTCCTCTGAAATGGAGATTGTTATGAAGTTAAATAAATTGGGAAAGTTAGCCGCCTTGTGCGTGGCAGGATGTATGCTGCTTAGCGGCTGTGGAACAGGAGATCCGGCGGATAAAGTAACAGAGACCGGAAGTGCTGCTGATGTTGCGGCAGAAAAGAATGAAAACGCAGAAGATACAGAAGTGAAAGACGCGTCAACAGAAGATGTGGCGGCAGAACAGGATAATTCAGAGACAGAAACGGAGGATGCTGGGGTGACAATACCAGAAGTTGTGATCGAACCGAAGGAGATACCGGATACAGACGGAATGGCATTTGTGCGGAATATGAAAGTCGGCTGGAATCTCGGTAATACATTTGATGCAATTACAAATGCGCAGAAAGAGGATGAACTTAGTATTGAGTGGTCATGGTGCGGTGAAAAGACAACAAAAGAGATGATCGATGCAGTGAAAGCAGCAGGATTTCAGACGCTGCGTCTGCCGGTATCATGGCATAATCATGTATCCGGAGATCAATATACGATCAGTGCGGCATGGCTTGACCGTGTGCAGGAAGTTTTAGATTATGCGATAGATAACGATATGTATGTGATCTTAAATATCCATCATGATACGGATCT
The Roseburia rectibacter DNA segment above includes these coding regions:
- a CDS encoding LacI family DNA-binding transcriptional regulator; protein product: MANVTMRDIAEKLGISIVSVSKALTGKAGVSEELREKIKKEADRLGYRYNLGAKGLKEGKNYNVGVIIPSYYTDDTSNAFYVKMYQCVAKCLTNYDYATMLELADTRMQEMMILPQIVDDNRLDGMILMGELDESYLEKLRQTNLPMIYMDFYDLSMETDSVSMDNISAEYKMTEYLIGLGHKKIAYVGSIDATTSIMDRYLGYRRALHHYNIPYREDYLIEDRGADRLFKELVLPEDMPTAFVCNNDEIACILIEKLEKMGYRVPEDISVTGFDNYPFIRRNASGLTTVDVDIAMMASEGVELLLERLNEKRETFVRRVVSGHIVIRESTGRVAEP
- a CDS encoding glycoside hydrolase family 130 protein, whose amino-acid sequence is MGNVKMISPAVPNMPWQERPEKIVNAPVWRYKENPIIGRNPVEGVARIFNSAVIPYEGKFIGVFRGEQTNGIPYVYLGRSEDGIHWDFEKDKVRFVDEDGNDFMPVYAYDPRLVKVEDTYYIIWCGDFYGAAIGMAKTKDFKTFTRIENPFLPFNRNAVLFPRKVNGNFLMLSRPSDSGHTPFGDIFISESKDLTYWGKHRHVMGRGNEWWESLKIGGGAAPIELEDSWLLFYHGVSGTCNGYVYSIGGAILDKENPSIVKYRCTDFLLTPEEWYEERGFVPNVCFPCATIHDFATGRIAIYYGAADSYVGLAFTTADEIVTYIKEHSVTGESDTEIGRR